The sequence below is a genomic window from Gouania willdenowi chromosome 12, fGouWil2.1, whole genome shotgun sequence.
TTGGCACGGACTTCATTTTACTCCATCTAGCCGTAAATTCCCTGCACACAACACAGGCGCAGAGGCAGAGCCACGGCCACGCCGGTTGGAGCTGTACGTGCTCCACTGACGGTGAGGTCAGGATACTGAGGGAACGGGCTCTAATGGATGATAACATACCTGCACAACCCGCATATCCAGGCCTGTTTCTGACGACAGCTGCTCTCGGACGTGACGGGCTGGTTTGGGGGAGTTGTTGTAGGCGTTCTTTAGGGTCTCCAGCTGTTTAGCAGTGATAGTAGTTCGTGGTCTTTTTGCAGTTGAGTCGGCTTCTGTGGAAGTAATGGACAATAAATAGTGTCATTAATCATAATATAGTTAATATGCAGCTTTATAACAAAGTTTTCAAAATGATAGGCGtagatagggctgggcaatatattgagattcgagatatatcgagttttctgttttggcgatataccgtagaaaattacaatattgcctatatccaaatatatttttggtaacactttacttgaagttttatatataaaggctgacattaggctgttattattatgacatgaggcaaggcaaggctaatttatttgtatagcgcatttcatacacaaagcaagtcaatgtgctttacatgatcaaaaagtgcaacagaaaacattcaacagcttaaaatttacaaaagcattaaaatcagcaaaaaaaaaaaaaaattccaatcaTTTAAACtcatcaacaaacattacatcaacaacatgaccaaaaatctccctctcaatcatacgtatgaataaggtgtcatggaggctgtcattaagtgttgttcgttaccctaagaAAGTGTCTCtttgtacggacaacccccagtgctattggtacggttaccgaagtacaagtacatagCGCCTTAGGTTTAGGGGTAGGTTATAACCTAATACCGCACCAtttcttagggttaggtttagtcttagtcacgtgacctaaactggccaatgactgacctatcacgtgacctaatctggccaaataggggcgctgtgtacggatagaatgtcggttaATTGATACGgaaaccgtacggatagccactgccttaccctaacccctaatgcTGCGTGCACACCGGATGtgtcacgaaatgtccgtacgCCTTTATAAGcgggaccagactaggaaggatttggtgtggaggagaatcagtgaggaggtggtagtagcaggtaaaagttctctctgtagcactgagctaggttaGCAGTAGCCGCTAAttacaccggcttttttcactggtggtttatgtttatgagaggagaaaaaggagttcagctcctcgcttcagcaggcagtgaaactcactgagtttgatgtgtcgctggtgggcggggcttgggGACATTCtttgatcctgcggaccctgTGGTACATTTTGTGCGGCAGATGCTTCCGGTGCTGCAgaagacgcatttggtgtgagcGCAGCAttacccctaaccctacctaaacccactagatccttccacctaacccaaaaataccaacatagctccaaaggtgtcataatttagcaaacggtGTCATAATCCAATAAAGGTTGGAAATCACTGCATTATCGTCTATCGTATCATAACTCcctaataaatacacattttcttGTTAAattatagtttgtttttaaatgaatgtatgAACTTTGTCAAAGAGAATTTTCAAGAATCGCAAAGTAGCACCTGTTCAGACTGACTGCTCTATTTCCCACCCACATAATGACTACAGGAAGTCCCGACtaatgaataaaacaacatgCAGCATCACATGACTGTGAATGAACATGTCTTTAAAAGTGGCAGCAATTTGCCAGCAATgttagaaacaaagaaaaacgcATCTGCATCGTCCAGTCGTCAGTTTTTTCcccacaaaaataaatcagtcCTAACAAGAAAATAatgcaacaaataaacaaacaataaaatcttTCAGGTTTTTGAAGGAAAATTGTAAAATTATTAAAGtgtcaaacacacaaacacacatttaatagAAGGTTTTTCACTCAGGGGGTTAATATTAGTCCTGACAACATGAGTGTAGCAGATATGAGCTCTATGTTAAATTcccatttctatttttttttctctattaaatgttaaaaaagagaCACATTTCTATCTGAATTATTTCTTTCAGTCGACTTATCCTTAACCTTGttcacaaaacataaaaacctcTTGTAGCAACTTGCAAAAACAGTAGTTTATTAGTAATTAATACCTTTACAGTTTTACATCCCAAATAAATGATCCGGTGCCTATGAACCTATAACTGGGCATCAGTGCACATCTGTTTGGCACCAAAGCACAACACAAAACTATCATCTTAAATAAATGCTGTGCAACTAATTTCACCCTGTTGTTAGCAAAATCcacttctgtgttttttttggtgaaacTTGCATAAAGTTGCCGCGTAAATCTGTGCGAGGTGTccagtagtaaattaaaaacacagatgGGAAGATAAAACCCAACCAATGCCACATTGACCAATCAGGAGCAAGCTGCTGGGATGTTCAGTATAGAGGAAAATATTATAagtagaaatgtatttatttatttcactacTGCGAGTGCTTTTATAGTGTTCGTATAGCATGACTGTGTGATTATAAATGCACTCAAACACAAGAGTTCagatgaaagaaagaatgaCTTAACATGATAtctaaaaaatagattttacattgatgaacttaaaaaaacaaagtgttgcATGGAAATTTTCTTAAAATTAATTAGCCATTTAGCATaacattattactattatagtattaatatttatgattaataataactaatgacaGGAATGAACAGGTCTATGGAAGCCTGTTTCcgcaactacattttttttttatatcactacagcaagtcataattataagataaaagtcataaatatgagattATGACATAGTGTGGAAAATAGTGGAAGTACATAAGTCTCTTTGAAAATTTCAATTGAAAATTGTTTTGTTAAAATTATTACTTTAGttactcataattatgactctctatctcatatttatgactttactaactcatattTATGACTAGCCATAgtgattatttatatatatatatatatatatatatatttatttatttattcccttCCATATACTGTAGGTCAGTCGacgaaataaatgaatgaatgaataaataaatattaataaattaatattgtttatgtaccaatgttttattttatttttatttatttattcaatttatttctggttgcattcacagaagttttgttattctttttttttttttgtacatgccgaaaaaggagacgagagaagcagtttgcttatccaagtcccgtcccctgtttggtacacagaaaatttacatcaaagcttgtctctctggtcaaacagtctgtacacaatttcatttttttttttttttttgtcctctgtGTATTGGTATTTGTTACCAATACACAGAGCACAACACAGTAGCTTGCTCCTAATTGATTTGATGattcattttaaacatttaactgCATGTTTTTTAAGACTCTCAATGGCCTTGTCCTACCTATAGACTGTAATAAAGATGGACGTGACGTCCTCCAtagttcccactcaacgttcttgaagccaaaacgCGGCACTTATAGGGGCGCTGCCATCTTGGAAAtttgcgcagtagggtccggtgggaggagccctggtaacacacTCCGCCCAGTTTGTATAACTGGGCGGAGTGTGGCTGCCAATCGTTatcatatatgacgtcaaatcccgtttttcaacctcaaacaacttatttcaaacaaacttcacagaaacaTTTGCACTTGAACATAATGtggggtgataataactaatgatcaaagcagagtttaggtttggaaaaaaaaatgatgtgacgagtattttgaCTTTACAGTTAGACCCAAATCCCAttcgttatcattgaggaggcggggtttatgacctatactgcagccagtcagaaAATAAAAGCTTACCTTCTGCGATGGCTTGTCCcgtccatcttttttacagtctatggtcccacctcatttataaaacttcatCAACAAATGctggaatttaaaaataaaaataagttgtCCAAATAACTTTATGAAAACCCAGCTCTTTATGACACCCATATTAAATAATTGAGTGTAGAACACAGCACCCAACACCAGGGATGTATTTGAGATGTAAAAGCACAATTAACAGACTCCACCTCCATACGATCACTGTGTAGTTGTTATGCTGAGAGTGATGTGGTTTACTTTTATGGCTCACCTCTCTGTTTGGCAGTCTCGTAGTCGGCCTTACAGACCAGCCTACTGTCCTCCATCAGGTAGTACTCGTCTCCCGTGGCCAGTTGCCTTTTGCAGACGATGCAGGCGAAGCAGTGCAGATGGTAGACGAAGTCCTGTGCCCTCCGGACCACCTGTGTGGGCGGGATGCCCTGCTGACAGGCGGCACACTTGGTACCAAACCTCCTTTATAGGGAAACATCAGACAATCAGAATGCATTAAAACACAGTTTATGATGAAAAAGCTACACACTGTCACTGACAGGTGAACTTTGTTATAgatttcaaatgttttccttCATTTAACTCCAAAAttcctgttgtttttattagttcattagtccaaaaagaaaggaaaaaaggttgaaattaatcttttgttgacattttggcgctttgcattgtgggatgtggagtcttgtaAAAAATAGAagcgtttttacttcattcttactgtgatttcttctgtttttttttttgtttgtcagtcAAGGAGGACAGTAGATTCaattgacaccatttttgttgtagtttgttcccTGTATTCCCCTGACATCAGACTgaaaaacacttccatgcacCTGTCTCCGCCACtcaaaatcccacaatgcaatgcgcgaaaaagtcaacaaatggagtgtttagggtggagatgaaaacaaactttgaagCAGCGAATTTCAacgtctttcctttttttttttttttggagtaaataatgattgattcattgatctgagACATGTTAGAACACGATATGTAACAACGacccaaaatgtaacaatacccaaattgttatttaaaaaaaaaaagtcataaaacctgaaatgtaataactAATATAACAAAAGTGCTGATCCCGAAATGtgatacaatttatttttttttaataaaacctaaaatgttacaactggtcagTAACGTAACCTCTTTTGtctttacatatatatatatatatatatatatatatatatatatatatatatatatatatatatatatatatataaataaccaAAAATGTCAGGGTTCTCCAAAAGGCTTTAATATATCTACACATATGCATTTGTGTATGATACTTCTCTCTACTTAGAAGCAATAAGCCTTTTAATCCATAATTCATTGACTCACTCAATGACaattattacactattaggGGCAAATATTTTCCCTGtcccataatgtaataatgacAGCAAAAGGTTTTTACGTTTTGGGCTGAGCATCTGTTACATTATTGATCAGATGTAACATTTTGGGTCTATTaaatttctttttattatattcCGGGCTCAAtgcttttgttacattattgaccagttattacatttcgcGTTTtattactctctctctctcgctctcttttttttttttttttttttaaataacaattcgGGTCATTGTTAAATATCGGGCTCTAACAAGACATACACTCTAATGTAAAattatggcagtggctatccgtatggttgccgtatcaatataccgacattctatccgtacgcagcgcccctatttggccagtttaggtcacgtgacgaAGACTAAAcctcaccctaaccctaaaaagtgttgcgatattgggttataacttaaccctaaccctaacacactagtacttgtactttggtcactgtaccaatagcaccgtggaccgtacaaatagacactttctaaaatgaTCTGGGTTAGCAGCTACATAAGGTTCCTGTGTAATGCCATCACGGACCTACAGAGGGCCGTGCCCTGCAGTTTGAGAACAGCCACATCAGAttgtaaaaatgcaaaaaaaaaagaagaagaaataagtGAGCTTCCTACTTAAAGAAGTCCTCTTTGCAGTACACGCTGTCTCCTCTGCTGAAGCACTTGTCGGCCAGCTGTGCCTGGCAGTCGCTGCACTTCAGACACTTGCTGTGCCAGTGTCGATCCAACACTTTGAGGATGAAACGGTCCACGATGTGCTGACTGCAGCCCGCACACACCGGGATCTCTGCATGATCAGAACAACAACCCTGTGTTAGCACTGTGTACTAAACGTGAACACAGCTGGCACACTGCAAACAATCTGCTAATGGACACCAGAGGTTATTAATGACGCACACACGGAGGACGATTCTGTTCTGATCTGCGCCGTGAACGCACCACACTGTTGGAGAACACGTGGCGTTGgctggattattattattattattattatttattgttgaatgttctataaaaatagttattttattttgttgttgttgcatgtTTTAATATAAAAGGCTACTTTGTAGAATGTAAATTactgaaaactaaaaaaaaaaaagaaaaagcaaagtCTCACGTATCAAAGGCCGATCGAAATACTATTATAATAAAATCCATCTAAGATAAATTAAATAaggcaatgaaaaaaatgtacgtTTTTGATTATTCTAAATTGGAATTCTTATTTAATCAGTAACAATTCAAatgattttaaattgaaatgtttcaATATCAGTTACATAATATGATTTTTCAGTGTCCCTTAAGTTTTGAAATTTCAAAGCAggcaattttgtgtttattcaaatgctattttaatttttaacgtTGTAGGCTACCGGATACGTTttgaaatattaaatgttagaCTACGTGTAaatataactttaaaataaataaataaataaaataaaaatccaagaAACAAAATTTGAAATCGGACAGAAGGCTTTTGTTTAATATACATGCATAATTTATCACTATTGTTACTAAAAATGTTGTAAACACTGTCTCTGTTTgctgcaaaataataataataatattattcgTCACGTCACAAATATTCCCTGGATTTGATTTGGATTGAAATGAATTGCATTGAATGTCGATCTGTTAATATGGCCACATCAAAAATGCCAAATGCAGTAGGCCTACTCCGGAATTGTAGTAAATAAACACGTTAAAATGGTGCTATAATGTTTGAAAACGTAGcatgcaaaaaatatatattattattattattacatgaaaATATGTCGTGATTTGCACAGATGCTGTCATTTACTTGGAAGATTGTGAGTTGGTAAAGCCTTCTGCACCTCTTCTTTAACCTGGCCTGGAATGGCTGAGTCAGGAACTACAAGTTTCATTTACTGAATTTATTCTATAATTAGAATAATACAATATAGGGGTTGTCCTTTATTCTttcctttcttttgttttaataataataatatccatgTTTTaatttgtctccaaaaacaaaagaaaaaagaaagaaaccccaacaattgtcattaaattattgattttctttcatttttttattcgttATGTTGCTCtaactgtttaaaaaatatcacttcaaataaaaagtatactaaaaaattgtattttttcttacatatttattaaatataaaataaggtttttgtttctttttaaaacccACATTTTAAGGCAATCCCATATAAgcatgcaaacaaacaaactaatacTATATGGCATTTAAAGATAGTAATCCGATACATTTAAAGAAACAATCTACTGATGTGATGtaaagctaataaaaaaacactctCAGACACGGATCTGTTGCCTGTTAGTGAAGCAAAAAAACGCATAAAGATGACGATCAGACGCCATCAGGCCTCTTTATTACTAATTAAAACGAAGCCGGGGCCACTTCGTGTGCCATCGGTGCAGGGAATCACATTCCTATTGTTCTGCAGGTCCATCATGAAACATTAACGCACCGGTTCTGGCGGAACCACCGGCCAAAGTGCGGGGGCAGCCTCGTCCACAGCAGGTGGAAGCTGCAGGTCATCTTTAATTTAGTGCGTTCTGCTgcggccacacacacacacacacacacacacacacacacacacacacacacacacacacacacacacacacacacacacacacacacacacacacacacacacacacacacacacactctctctctctctctctctctctctctctctctctctttctcagaGTTTTAATGCAGGAGTATGAATTCCAAGTGTGGATATTTGTCTCCTTGATGAAGGTTGAATATATCTACAGTGAAACAACTGCACGCCCCATAAACAacagtttataaaaaataaaaaaaaaaaggactgcaTGACAATAACTATAATAGCTGAACACACGCGAGTGTTTCTTCATGCACAAAAAGGGAAAAACTATATCAGGATGGTTTGATTATGTAGGAATTGCATGAATATAAGTATCTTAATTCAGAAGAAACATGATGCATTTGatcaaaatcaacaaaaaaaatgaaacaaaacacactTCTCTTAattcttgtattttttaaaggggaAATAATTTACCACATATATTAGTAATAATCACCCTATTTCTCACACACTACCACAAAGACAGTTAACCAACTATAATCATATATTACCTTTCTGCACCTGCTCACAGTCAGACAGCAAAGCAAAAAGCCTCTGTGCGCTATTTGGAGCCTGTTTTGGAAAGACGCGCTCAGCATTCCCGTCCATCGTTCATGTTTGTAACCTTACATCCATGCAGAAAAGCTGGTTTACTGTTCATTTGTTAAGGAAAAACGTGGTCCACACCAAATGTTGTGCAGAACATGAGGCAATCAGGAGAGCGCGCAACAAGCGGTGGGAGCGTGTGGTGCAGTTTGGCTTTTACGCACCAGCGCGTAAAAAGCCTGTGCGGGATTATGGCTGCGCCGTTTCCCGGGTGACGGAGCGATAGATTGACATCACCCATGGGTGCAGGCTTTCCCAGGAGAGGAATACAGTTGAGACGAAGAGAAGCCAATAGAgtttaatagtgtttttgtttgtttcaagaCAGTTCAGCTTATGTTCGAACACATTTTTTCATCATGAAACAAATGTGTAACTATAACGTGTGACTTTTTGTTTtccccacaaaaaaaatatttaaaagacaACTTTGGGGCATTAAGgtatattcatatttaacattacaTAATGTGCTCTTCAGTGCTTCTCAATCTTATATCtatgaaaatatgtattttgctCAATATTTccaacaaacaacttttttctttctttctttctttttctttctttctttttttaagaaggaaaaaaaacaaatgaaggcTGTTATGTATTTCTTATTAAAAAATCAAATCGCAACATTAGTTTATgattaaatagaaaatacaacaagtatttatgaaatataatttttcttttcttttgctcatatatatatatatatatatatatatatgaaaagtaTACTGTGATAATCTTACATAACAATTTAAAGAAAGAATAAGGAAATAGGTTTGAAATGATTCCTTatgaataaaatcaaataaacgtgtaatagtttattattattattattattattattattattattattattattattattattatttctgttgaTACATTTCTTTTAATTGTCTACTTTCTCTACATAAAAGGATAATTTTTACGGTTAAGATCAGCCACAATCTTCATCCCATGCACTCGTCGGACTCTCAGACAAGTGTTTATTTAGGGAAGAAATCGGCTGTTCAATAACATGTTGATCGGGCAGCACCCCAATGAATTTTATTGACACTGATCTTTGGCACAAAAGAGCGCCTGGGGAAATCACGGATAGTGCCACAACCTGCGCGCAACGCTGATGAATCTGAAATCAATGGGCCATTTGCCTGGATTTCAGAAGTATATGAAAGTCGTTTTGGAGAAAGGTGCCGGCTTCATGGGAGGCCCATTTACTTTTCAgctttgtaatattttttatgtcCTATTGATTGCTCAGTTTGGATGAGAGACCTGACAGTAATGTGACAACCGAGCTGTAAAATGACCATCACAGGAAAAGAAAAACTTGACgcgattttaacattttttgggCACGTTTTTGCGTAAAACAACATCTATATAATCTGTTCCAtgcactgcatttttttttaacattctgTACGATCATCTGGCAGTGTTTTAAGAAAACACTTTCCCAATGAAAGGCCTGCAAGTGATGGTTCGGCATGTAAATGGGACGTTTCTGTATGTCTTTGGAGCACATGTATATTACCAGGTGTCCCACCTGTCGTCGTGGCAGGGCGGACGGTGACACCTGTTGGGCGCGTGCACCCTGACGCGCGGCGTGAAGTGACTGCACACGCGTAACATCTGCTCACATGACCGTGCAACAATAACCGCTCATTATGGATTCATAACGTCTCCCACACACGCACGACAAAAAAACAGTCGCCCCTGAATCAGCCTCAAGTTCAGCCAtggaataaaatacaacaactatgctttctttttgttggggtttttccctcattattattatgaattttatatttttgatagcgctatgagaggacatttgttttcttctgcgctatatgaataaagattgatttattgattgattgattaaaaaaaaaaaaaaaaaaaaaaaacttgtaaaaaaaataaaataaaatgaagaccAACCCTAACCTGGCGCACCAGGCGAACCTGCGCAccccacactttttttttttttaaagaatgcaaaaaataattacCTAATTAAACTAATTCACTTCTCCAAGTTGCAAATAATTTTCAAACCCTCGTATTTTCcgcagtaaaataaaaacacaagtcGATAAAGTTATTCGCTTACCTTGCCCTGAACTGTACCGGGAGAAATTCCCCGTGTTTTGACAACTTGAACCCGGGTGTTCAAGCAGCATTTTTGAAGAATCTCcaagaagtaaaaataaaaaaaaaaaaaaaagaaaaaaaaaaaaaaaaaaaagaagaagaagaagaaaaaaaaaaaacccaactctTTTTTGACGTAAATAAACGCACTGGATCTATTTATCCTCTGGAGGAAAAACacggttttttttccccctcctcagcaagtgtttgtgtttgatgctgggagtgtgtgtgtgtgtgtgaccatcCGCCCCGCAGCACGAAACGCAACTTCTCAAATACCCGGAGGTCAGCGGCGCTGTCTCTGTCCGCGGTGCTGAAAGGGGGAgttcctccacacacacacacacacacacacacacacacacacacacacacacacacacacacacacacacacacacacacacacacacacacacacacacacacacacacacacacacactcccctcTCTCTCCTTATCTACGCCGTGTTGCACGTGTCCGTCTTTCAAGACGCACAATAGCGCACTGGGCATCCTGCGTCTCTCTTTTGTTTGGCTACAAATAGACTATTAATGGTTCAACTGGaagcagcaataaaaaaaaacaacaataacaaccagGCCTAATACTACTACTCATgcatggaagcccgtttccacctaaataaataaaatcaccacggcaagtcataattatgagatagaaagtcatagttatgagagaaagagtcataattatgtgatagaaagtcaaaattatgagatatagtcataattatgagagaaAGGGTCataattatgtcatataaagtcaaaattatgagacagaaagtcataattatgagatagaaagtcataattatgaaagaAAGAGTCACAATTATGTGACAgaaagtcaaaattatgagatacagtcataattatgagagagtcataattatgagatagaaagtcataatgaTGAGATAGACAGTCATAATTATGTGATAGAAAGTCAAAattgagatagaaagtcataattatgagatagaaagtcataattatgagatacagtcataattataagatagaaagtcataattacgagATAGACAGTCAAAATTATAAGAGTCATAATTATGTGATAGAAAGTCAAACtcatgagatagaaagtcataattatgagagaaaaagtcataattatgtcaTAGAAAGTCAAagttatgagatagaaagtcataattagaAAGCCATagaagttgttgttgttttgtttttgttttaagttttattttattttattttgatctttttctaatttatgtccGTCACACAGTTGTATATTTACATGattatcctatgttggtatttatgtatttttgttcttactgtttacttTTAAAATTCTATGGTTTTGCTGCAATGTGTGAATTTCCCCTTTGGGGATCAAtacatgtttattcttttttattctaTAATCATGAGACACAAACTGCTCATTTGCAGCAGTCTACTGACACTGACTGTTACCATTCTTAATGACACTGAATaaaaattcattcaaaacacatattttggctgtttatcAGTGTGGAAAACATAAATACGTATTATTTGGCCAAGGtttgcgctctccgagtgcttttctagtttttttttgttttgttttttttgtggcggAATCAGGCTTCTATATACTCTcacctgtttttgttgttgtactaaAGTGTAGTTGTTcctacagacaaaaacaaataaatacacatttagtTTTTATCTGTTTTCAAACGTATTTTTTATCTGCTAATATTAgtctttgattaaaaaagtgACGTATGAGGCACAAGTTGTTGTTTGGCTGAGTGCCATCGCTTACACGCTTGAGGATGCGCCACCAATTAAGCACCATCGCCGTCGTCCCGACAGCTTTGATTCAATTTTACCCTCCCAGCACGCCAGCCCACAAGTGCTGTTGGCCAATTAGATCTCCTATGCTGTTCATTAGTCCACTCAGGGCAATTAGGTCGTCAAATTTAGCAAAAGAAACCAACAAGATCTCATGTCATCATCACCCCAGCACCTCCTTTATCTCCTCCTTCCATGATGACACCCTTCAAATTCCTTTCTGTCCTGGGTTTGGATAACCATGTCCAATGGaggcttgtttttattttggtgttttggtAGTCTGTGTAATCTCTGCTCAACAAATCAGCATAGATCTATGTTCAGATTAAGGGAGAGCGCTTTGTGAATCTGCAAGGAACGTTATAGTAACTAAAATCCTAAAGTCAATGCATCATGGAAGGAGATTAGATGAGCacaaacaagaagaacaaagatATGCAGTGGTAATATTTTCTACGCATACAACCCCAAAATAAGGAttataaatgatatatttttagagcagtggttctcaaacttgttttggctcaagtaccccctttctgtTGTGTCTGActcaaagtaccccctttgtccgactataacgttctgcttagaaaactatataaaaacaactatagagcaaaatgatggaatgagaacacattttaaagaatctgattttgtaaataagtggaataaaacagtatttagtgcatcctgaatatagatttatttctatagtttttttttttaatataatttctggtcatctccctcctgatgtgtaattgtgtcattttgtgtgtttttagtgtcattttttgtattttgttgtcgtttgtctgttctttttttaaattattcaacatatttttcactttttttgtgttgttggtattagttcaattattctctc
It includes:
- the lhx3 gene encoding LIM/homeobox protein Lhx3 isoform X1; amino-acid sequence: MDGNAERVFPKQAPNSAQRLFALLSDCEQVQKEIPVCAGCSQHIVDRFILKVLDRHWHSKCLKCSDCQAQLADKCFSRGDSVYCKEDFFKRFGTKCAACQQGIPPTQVVRRAQDFVYHLHCFACIVCKRQLATGDEYYLMEDSRLVCKADYETAKQREADSTAKRPRTTITAKQLETLKNAYNNSPKPARHVREQLSSETGLDMRVVQVWFQNRRAKEKRLKKDAGRQRWGQYFRNMKRSRGGSKSDKDSIQEEGMDSDAEVSFSDEPPMSELSHTNGIYSSLSESSPAMANRQVGTNHGSFPLEHGILPSQDQFHDIRSNSPYGLPQSPGSLQELPRHQPLISSLVYPDSGISIMTQGGGPGINAAGRVSLGAANGPSSDLSTGSSGGYPDFPASPASWLDEVDHGQF